The Williamwhitmania sp. genomic sequence AGAACAAAGCGTATCGCTCCTTTATTGGGATGGGATACTACAGCACCTCGACCCCTGCCGTTATTCTCCGCAACATTTTTGAAAACCCCAGCTGGTATACTTCATACACTCCTTACCAAGCAGAGATTTCGCAGGGAAGGCTTGAAGCGCTAATTAACTTCCAGACAATGGTAATGGACCTCACGGGCATGGAAATTTCGAACTGCTCGCTGCTGGACGAAGCCACCGCCGCTGCAGAAGCTATGCTTATGATGTTTGGCTTACGCTCGAGGGCCGCCGTTAAGGAAGGTAAAAATATTCTATTTGTCGACGAGAACATTTTCCCTCAAACACTCGACGTAATTCAAACACGCTCAAATCCAGCTGGCATTATTGTTCAGGTTGGAAAATATCAAGAAGTGGAGTTTGGCGATAAGGTTTTCGGTGCCATTGTGCAATATCCCGCCGCAAATGGTGAAATCCTTGACTACACAGGATTTGCAGCTAAGGCTCACGAGAAAGATGTGCTGGTTACCGCTGTTGCCGATATTCTCAGCTTGGCGTTGATCACAGCTCCTGGTGAGTGGGGTGCCGACATTGCGGTTGGTTCAACCCAACGCTTTGGTGTACCTATGGGATTCGGTGGTCCCCATGCAGCTTATCTGGCCACTAAAGATGCATATAAGCGACAAATGCCAGGCCGCATTATTGGCGTTTCGGTGGACAAGAATGGCAACAAGGCACTCCGCATGGCATTGCAAACTCGTGAACAGCACATCAAGCGTGAAAGAGCGACATCTAACATTTGTACCGCCCAAGCACTGCTTGCCTCCATGGCCGGAATGTATGCCGTTTACCATGGTCCAGAAGGCATTAAGATGATTGCAAGACATGCTCATAGCCATGCAGTTGCCGTTGCCAATTCACTTGAAAAGTTGGGTTATAGGCTCACCACGCGCAACTTCTTTGATACCCTAGAGGTAATACTTCCCGCCGAAATAAAGGCAGCAGACATTCAAAAGATTGCCCTCCAGCATGAGGTAAACTTCTTCTACAAAGCAGAGGACAAAGTATGGATGAGCTTTGACGAGGTTACCACGCTTGCTGAGGTAAATATGATAGGTGAAATTTTTGCGGAAGCAATAGGTAAGAAATACGAAAACACGCTCAAAGTCGTTGAGAAAACAGGGTTCGATGGCAAGTTTGCAAGAACCTCAACCTACCTTAGCGAAACGGTTTTTAATAAATACCACTCCGAGACCGAAATGATGCGCTACATCAAGAAGCTAGAGCGCAAAGATATTTCACTCACCCACAGCATGATTTCACTGGGGTCCTGCACCATGAAGTTAAATGCAGCGGCAGAAATGCTTCCGCTTAGCTGGCCGGAGTTTGGGAATGTTCACCCGTTTGTTCCCACTAACCAAGTTGAAGGCTACATGGAGCTGATCCATAAGTTGGAAGAAGACTTGGCCATCATAACTGGCTTCCATGCCGTATCGCTCATGCCAAACTCAGGTGCAGCAGGAGAATACACCGGTTTAATGGTAATCCGTCAGTATCATATCAGCCGTAACGAGGGCCACAGAAATGTTGCACTTATTCCCTCTTCAGCCCACGGAACTAACCCGGCTAGTGCAGCCATGGCTGGAATGGACGTAGTGGTTGTAGCCTGCGACAACAAAGGAAATATCGACATCGACGATCTAAGGAAAAAGGCCGAAGAGCATAAGAATAACCTCTCCTGTTTTATGGTTACCTACCCATCGACTCACGGAGTGTTTGAGAGCCGCATTCGGGAAATGATGGACATTATTCATCAAAATGGCGGGTTGGTATACATGGATGGAGCCAATATGAATGCACAGGTTGGCATCACCAATCCTGGATTTATTGGTGCCGATGTTTGCCATCTAAACCTTCATAAAACCTTTGCCATTCCTCATGGAGGTGGTGGTCCTGGTGTAGGACCAATTGCAGTTGCTAAGCATTTGGCCGAATTTCTTCCAACCCATAGCGTAGTTCCTACTGGAGGCACGCAGCCAATTAAGGCAGTAAGCGCTGCCCCTTACGGAAGTGCCAGCGTATTGCCCATCACCTTTGGTTACATCAAGATGCTTGGAGAATCTGGCCTCCGCCATGTAACTGAAATGGCCATAGTAAACGCTAACTATCTTGCTGCACGCATCAAGGGTCATTACACCATACTCTATACTGGTGAAACCGGCCGTGTTGGACACGAAATGATTATTGACTGCCAAAACTTCAAGAAAGATTACGACATTGACGCCACCGACATTGCCAAGCGTCTAATGGATTACGGTTTCCACGCTCCCACCCTTTCATTTCCAGTACATGAAACCTTAATGGTTGAACCCACCGAAAGTGAATCACTTCAAGAGTTGGAGCGATTTATTGAAACGATGATTGCCATAAAGGCTGAACTTGAAGAGATAAAGTCGGGGAAGGCAGACAAAGACGATAATGCGTTAAAAAATGCGCCCCATACGGCAGCGGAGGTTACCGCCGATGAGTGGAAGCACAGCTATAGCCGAACCAAAGCAGCGTATCCGCTTGCTTGGATTGCTGAAAACAAGTTCTGGCCTGCAGTTGCTCGTGTGGATAATGGTTATGGTGATAGAAACTTGGTTTGCACCTGTGCACCAATGGATAGCTACCTGTAGAGATTTTGTCACATAGTATTGAGAAAGGGAAGGCTAAGACCTTCTCTTTCTTTTTTTATATACCTTTCCACATGCTCAATGCTACAATGAAGCACTTAGGTTGGTCCTAATTTCAATAACGATAATTGGGATATACAATTTGTAATTATGGTGCTATTAAACAGCGTTGTCATCTCACAATTATGTTTTGTAAATCAAGGCTTTGTTATAATTTTGCCAACCGGAACATAAACTAACTAACTATGGACAGCAGGGTCGAAATTAACGTATGCTCGGAGGTGGGCGAGCTGGAAGGGGTTATTCTCCATACTCCTGGGGCAGAGTTAGAAAATATGACACCCAAAAATGCCCAGCGTGCACTCTACAGCGATATTCTTAATCTAGCCGTGGCAAGGAAAGAGTATGCACAGCTCAGCGGGGTACTTTCAAAAGTTACCAATACTTACCAAGTTGCCGACCTACTCACCCAAGTAGTGAGCAAGGAGAAAGCAAAGGAACTACTGATTGACCAAATTTGTAATCTTGAAAACACCTATAGTATTAAAGATGACCTTTTGGATCTAGAACCAAAAGAACTTTCCCGTCAATTAATTGAAGGCGTTACACTTAAAAGAAATAGCCTAACAAGTTTTCTGAGCAAGGAGCGATTCTCGTCAAGCCCTCTCTACAACTTTTACTTTACACGTGACGCTTCTATCTCCATCCAGAATGAAGTGCTTATTTCGAAAATGGCCAGCCATGTACGACAGCGTGAGGCGCTAATAATGGAGGCAATTTTCAACCTTTCAGGGACATTTAAAACTGCAACCATTAACCCGCTTAAGTTTTCCGAAAATGCAAACATTACCATTGAAGGCGGGGATGTTCTTATTGCCCGTGAAGACATCTTACTAATAGGGAGTGGTGTTAGAACAACAACTCAGGGGATCGATTTCATTCTCAACCAGATGCTTGCTCAGGGTGACAACAAAAAGCGCCACATTCTAGTGCAGGAGCTTCCCGATTCTCCAGAGTCGTTCATCCACCTCGACATGGTGTTCACCTTTCTCGATGTAGACAAGTGCATGGTATTTGAGCCAGTTATTCTGCAACCCAACAAATACCAAACCGTTCAAATTACCATCGAAAATGGGAAGGTTCAGAATATCAAGAATGTTGAAAACTTGCTGGTTGCACTCAAGGACCTGGGCATGGACCTAAAACCCATATACTGTGGTGGAAGAAAAGATCCGTGGACGCAGGAGCGTGAGCAATGGCATAGCGGCGCGAACTTTTTTGCCCTTGGCCCCGGAAAAGTTATTGGATATGCGCGCAATATCTACACCATGGAGGAGATGAGCAATAATGGATTTGAAATTATCCGTGCCAAAGATGTTATGAACGACCGGGTCAATCTAAAAGACTATAAAAACTTTGTGGTTACTATCGACGGCTCCGAACTCCCTCGTGGAGGTGGTGGGGCTAGATGTATGACCATGCCCGTAAAACGCAAAAAGATAGCTTGGTAGGGGAAACCCATCTGATATAGGGCCGGTGAAAACATCGGCCTTTTTTTATGTGCCACTATAAGAGTTAAAACGATTTACCTTATTGTTAAAACACAGCAACATATTATTTTACAGCCAAATACGATAGTTTATGAACTTTACAAAAAAACTTCTGTTTATGGATATAAAGATAAGGTTGAGCAACCTTAATATAGTTAGCAATTTCTTAAAAGTAAATATTCACCAAATTAAAACTCTCTAACCATGAAGAAAAATGTTGGAAGTGCAGACAAAATTATCCGTATTGTAATCGGAGTAGCCATTGCCGCTGCTGGAATTTACTATCAAAGCTGGTGGGGCTTACTTGCCATTATACCATTGGCAACTGCTATTATGGGTAGTTGTGGCCTATATAGCCTCGTTGGAATATCCACCTGCAAGACGAAAAAAGCCTAATATTATTATCTACAAGCAAAAGGTCCACCATGCGGTGGACCTTTTTTATATTAAGCATGTAGCAATTTGTTACACCACAGATTTAACCAAATCGGCTGCCTCCTTAAGCGTAATGGCCGAATGTACCTTTAAGCCTGAGCCATCAATAAGAGCTTTGCCCTCTTCGGCGTTGGTTCCCTGAAGCCTAACAATTACAGGAATAGAAATATTGCCAATAGCCTTGTAGGCATCCACTACGCCCTGTGCAACTCGGTCGCACCGCACAATTCCACCAAAAATATTTATAAGTATTGCCTTTACGTTAGGTTCCTTTAAAATAATGCGAAAACCAGCCTCAACAGTTCTTGCATTGGCTCCGCCCCCTACGTCAAGAAAGTTGGCGGGATTACCGCCGGCCAACTTAATAATATCCATCGTAGCCATTGCCAAACCAGCTCCGTTTACCATACATCCCACATTGCCATCGAGTTTTACAAAGTTGAGATTAAATTCACTTGCCTCAACTTCCGATGGGTCCTCCTCATCCTTATCGCGCAGCGACTCAAAATCGGGATGACGGAAAAGGGCATTGTCATCCAGGTTTATTTTAGCATCGGCAGCAATGATGAGATCGTCCGAAGTCTTAACTACGGGATTTATTTCTAGTAGGGAGGCATCGATACCGGCATAGGCCTTAACCAGCGTCTCCACAAACTTCACCATATTGCTGAAGGCCTTTCCACCGAGTCCGAGATTAAAGGCAATTTTTCTTGCCTGAAATGGCTGAAGGCCCATGGGATGAATCTCCTCCTTGTAGATTAGTTCAGGAGTAGAGGCTGCAACCGACTCTATATCCATACCACCCTCTGGGGAGTATACAAAAACAGTTCTTCCTGTTTTTCGATCGAGCAGAAGGCTCATGTAATACTCCTTTACAGGTGACTCCCCTGGATAGTATATTCCTTGCTCAACCAGTAAGCGCCTAACCAACTTTCCAACAGGTCCAGTTTGATGGGTAACAAGGGTCATTCCTAGTATTGCTGAGGCATACTGCTCAACCTCTTGCAGTGAAGATGCGATTTTTACACCGCCACCTTTCCCACGACCGCCTGCGTGAATTTGAGCCTTTACAGCCCACTTGTCGGTATGTGTCGACGACTGAATTTCCTCTGCGGCCTTTACCGCATCGATAGGATTGATGGCCAATCGACCTTCAGGTACTGGAACTCCGTAACGTTTCAGCAAATCCTTAGCTTGGTACTCGTGAATGTTCATGGTAAGTGAATTTCTAGTTCATTATTCGCTTCTAAATGTAGAAAAATTATGGGAGTACGCTAACTTTGCCACCCTATTGATTTTGAAATGCGCAAACTTACTGTACAGGAGTTAAACAGACCAAGTGTGGAAGAGTTCAAGACCACGCCGAAGATTGGTATTACTATTGTTCTTGATAATATCCGTAGCCTAAACAACATTGGGTCTGTATTTCGCACCGCCGATGCGTTTATGGTTGAAAAGGTAATTCTTTGCGGCATTTCCACCCCTCCACCCCATCCTGAAATTCACAAAACTGCTCTTGGGGCCGAGCTATCGGTGCGTTGGGAATATTACAATTCCGCATTGGAAGCGGTTGAGAAGCTGAAGGTTGAAGGTTGGAGTATTATTGGGGTTGAACAAGTTGAAAACAGCACCATGCTCAACCAATTTACCGCGGAACGTAATAAAAAATACGCTTTGGTTCTGGGCAACGAGGTTAAGGGAGTTCAGCAGGCGGTTATCGATCGATGCGATAGCTGTGTTGAAATTCCTCAAGAAGGAACCAAGCATTCGCTAAACATTGCAGTAAGCGCTGGAATAGTAATGTGGCATTTTTATCGACAGCTTATATAATATTGACCAAGAAATTAAACAAAAAAAAGGGAACCCGAAAGTTCCCTTTTTTTATATTTCAGTTTTAGCGTTTATTGAAGTAAGGTTTTGAAAACCTCATTCTGCATAAAACTCTTGAATTCCATATCCTTTGCGGCATAGGCCTTCAAGGAAGCATCCTTACCAACGGCAGTTCTCATGTTGTTGAGCACGTCGGTTTCGTTGCCTTGACGGGCAGCAATAACAGCCTTTAGATAGAAAGCCTTACCTGACTCGAGCTTGTCAAGAATTCTCTTGCTGTCGTCAGCTTTATTAACTAGGTAAAGTGCGAGACCTTGGTTGAAGGAATCTGAACCACCAAAATAATCGGTTGCTGGCTCATATTTGCCCTTCATGATGCTAATGATACCAAGATTGTAACGAACTTCCTTACCTGCATCTGCAGCCTCAACGAACATCTTCTCAGCAGCATCAACATCTCCAGATTTAAGAAGAACAGCACCCATGTTGTTTTTTACAACAGCGTTGTCCTTATTAATAGCGAGACCTTTTTCGAATTGTGCCTTTGCCTCATCCATGTTGCCATCGTTGAAAGCCATTACGCCAAGGTTGTTGAAAGCGCGAATATCGGTAGGATATTTTGCTTCAGCCATTTTGTAAAGGGCAGTTTGCTGAGCCTTGTCGGTAACAATACCAGCAGTGTACATCAGCTGCTCGAGGCTAAGTGAATCAATCGTGTTTGCAGCAGCCAAAGCCTTGAGTTGGTCATCGTTAAGGTTCATCTTCTCAACAGAAGCGGTGAACTTAGCACGACGCAGCTGAGGAAGAATTTGCTCAGCAATAATGGTATAAGCCTTTGAAATGTTCTTGATTTCTTTTTCGCGAACAGCAGGATCGGAATACATAGAAAGAACACGAAGAACAAGGTCCTTGTCCTGAATGTTAGACTGTTCCATCAATGCCTTAAAACCGTCCCAATCTTCAGCTGTGGTAGTTACCTTATAAAGGCTATCTAATCCACCAACTTTAGCTTTCTTGAAGTATTTTTCAAAATATTTCTCAGAATTGGATCCACGACCTTTCGAAAGTTTTTCGTTTAAAGTCATAGGACCATCTGGAGAAGCATAGGCAGAAATACCAACTTCTTTTAGCTTCATGGTGCTATCCTTCTTAGCTTGAGCGATAAAATCCTCCATAGCCTTGATGTCCTCAGCCTTAACCTCTTTGTCGCGAACAACATCACGGTTAATTAAGAAAAGGATTTGAGCCATTTTAGAATCGCTTATGCTCTTAACATAGCTATTCTGTGCCATAGCGATAACCTTGGGGTCAACGTCTACCAACTTGTAGGTAGCAATAACGCCATCGGCAATCTTGTTGTCACCCCAGGTAATGTTCTTGTCACCAACGATGAGTTTCTTTCTCATTTCCAGAGTTGAGCTACGCATGGCATCCTTGAAAGGAATCTTCACAGTTTGGGTATAGCTACCACCAGCTTCGTAACGGATAACGGTATTGTTTCCCTTTACAGATTCCCCTTGCAGAAGCTTTGGATCGCAAACAAATTCGCCACCATCATACTTCAAAACCGGAGTAAACTCAACGGTTGCTTTTTTGTGAAAATACTTCGCTGGAAAAGTTACGGTGATTGTAGCCTCAACAGTGTCAGCTTTGGCAACCAGCATTTCTGGGTTTACCTTCATCGACATTTGGGCTTCAAGCTCCTTCATTTTTTCTGGATTGGAGCAGCTGCTAAAGGCAATTGCGCCAAGGCCAACCACAACTAAGTTTAACCAGATTTTTTTCATAATTTATCTTTTTGATTGGTTTGTGCGTTAAAACTTTACAACACGATGCTAGACAACAAATGTAAAAAAAAAAATTATAAGATTACCCTATTTATCCCGAGAGGATAAGTTTTATCGAGAATATAATGTCGTAAGAGGTCAAAATGTTCATTTTTCCCTACAAAATCAATATTGCTTGTTTCAATTATAAGAAACTTATACTCCGGATGTTGCTTAAAAAAGCTAAAATATCCATCTTGGATTTTCTCCAAATAGTCTCCTTGAATTGTTTTTTCAAAATCGCGTCCCCGCTTTGCAATATTTTTAAGGAGTTTATCGACAGGCAAATGCAAATAAACGTATAGATCGGGTTTGGGAAGGGTTTTATAAATGATTTCAAATATTTGTGAGAACAGCATAAACTCATCCTCTGCCAAGTTTGCTTTGGCAAAAATTACACACTTCAAAAAAAAATAGTCGGAGATTGTCATAGAGTGAAACAGATCCTGATGACGTAACTCCTTGTTTAGTTGACTATACCGCTCGGCTAGGAAAGAAAGCTCCAATGGGAATGAGTAGCGCTCCGGATCGTTATAGAATTTAGGTAGAAAGGGATTGTCGGCGAACTGCTCTACAAATAGCCTTGCACCGGTTTTTAGTGCTAGCATGTTTGCCAGTGTTGTCTTACCTGCTCCTATATTGCCCTCAATAACAAGGTAGTTTAAATTACTCATAATAAAAAAAGGGGTTGGAAATACCAACCCCTAAAGTAATGAAAATGCTTTCAAAAATGCTACTCCTTGGGCACAACATCCATGTTGTAAAAAATGAAAGAGTAGATATCTGCTATTTCGTCAATGGCAATTGAGGTTGGTTTTCCCATGCCATGGCCAGCCCGTGTTTGAATCCTAATTAACATGGGGTTGCGTTTCCGGGCCTGCTTCTCCTGCAGGGTAGCAATATATTTAAAGGAGTGGGCTGGAACTACACGATCGTCGTGGTCGGCAGTAATAACCAATGTGGCAGGATAGGTAACATTGCTCCGAATGTTGTGCAGCGGAGAATAACGATAGAGGTTTTCGAACTGCAGCGAATCATCGCTTGAGCCATAATCGCTTACCCATGACCAACCAATGGTAAACTTCTGAAAACGTAGCATATCCATTACTCCTACTTCAGGTATGGCCACCTGAAAGAGATCTGGGCGCTGGTTAACAACTGCACCAATTAGCAATCCCCCATTGCTACCACCTTCAATGGCAAGTTTCTTGGGGTTTGTATATTTTTTATCGACAAGGTATTCTGCCGCAGCAATAAAATCATCGAAAACATTTTGCTTGTTGAGCTTGGTACCAGCCTTATGCCAGTTCTCCCCATACTCTCCACCACCACGGATATTGGCAACAGCATAAACACCACCATTCTCAAGCCAAAGAAGTCGACTAGCAGAGAAATAAGGCATGAGGCTGATGTTGAAACCACCGTAGCCGTATAATAAAGTTGGGTTCGTTCCATCGAGCACGATATTCTTCTTGTGCACAATAAACATTGGCACCTTGGTACCATCCTTGCTGATAAAGAACGCCTGTTCCACATCGTATTGGGACAAATCGGCATCAACCTTTGGCTTGAAAAACTCGGTACTCCTGCCGGTCTCAAGATTGTACTTAAAAATGGTTGAAGGGTAAGCAAAAGAGGTAAAAGAGTAAAACCCTACAGTATCATTTCTTTCTGTCGATAGAGCAGAAGCGGTACCCAGCGTTGGCAACTTTATGGTGCTTAACAAATCACCCTTCGTGTTGTATATCTCCAAGTCGCTGTGGGCGTCCTGAATGTAATTGCAAATTATTTTATTGTCGGAGAGGGAGGCATTCTGAAGCACATCGCTCTTCTCAGGAATAATTTCACGCCAATTCCCAACGTCTACGGCCTTTACATTTATGCTAACCAATCGGTACTTAGGTGCCTTGTAGTTAGTCAACACATAAAGGTTATCGTCAATATGGTCGATTACCTTGTAGTCGAACTCAAAACCAATAGTGAGCTGAACAAAATCCTCATTCCGTTGAAGATTTTTGATAAGAATGTTGTTTCCACTGGTAGATTCGGTAACGTACAGTATAAGGTATTTATCGTCATCGGTAACCTGGGTAGTAAAGTTCCGCAGTGGATAGTCGTTGTCGTGATAAATAACCTTGTCGGTAACTTGCTTAGTACCAACCTCATGATAGTATACCTTCTGGTTTTCATTGATGTTTGTAAGCTCAGTTCCCGACTGAGGAACATCGTATCCGCTATAGAAGAATCCATTACGATACCAGGAGATGGTAGAAAACTTTACCCACTTAATAGTGTCATTTAGCACTGCCCCAGTGGCGATATTTTTAATATAAATGGTTTGCCAGTCTGAACCCCCATCGGAAGTGGCATAGGCCAAATATTTTCCATCTTTTGAAACTTCATAATCCGACACTGCAACAGTGCCATCGCTGGAGAGCTTATTTGGATCGAGCAGAACTACTGGAGTGCCTGCTACACCGTTCTGCATATATAGAATACTCTGGTTTTCTAAACCGCTATTCTTTTGATAAAAAAGTTTACTCCCCCGTTGAATAGGAACGCCCATTTTTTCATAGTTCCAAACCTTGGTAAGTCGCTGCTTTAGCTTTTCCCTGAATGGAATTTTGCTTAAATAATCGTTGGTTACGGCATTCTCCGCCTTAACCCACTCCTCAACTTCAGGTGAGCGATCATTCTCAAGCCAGCGGTAAGGATCGGCAACCTTAACACCAAAGTAGGTGTCCACTTGATCTACTTTCTTGGTTTTGGGATACTTCACATGGTTGAAGTTACAGGAAGTTAGAACCAGCACTAGTGCCGCTATTATTAGCGAGACTCTTTTCATATGCAGACGGTTTGTTTTTAACTTACACAAAAATACAAATATGTTTCATTTATTCACTAGTCTATATTTTAAAAATGAAACCATAAAAAAAGAGGAGACATTAGCCTCCTCTTGCAACTCCTATCTACGGGTTACCTATTCTCTCTATTTTCTGGTTTGCGTCCTGAATCATTTCCACCGGCGGCATCTTGCGGTTTAGGGAGAAGAGCCTTTCTGGACAGTCTCATTTTGCCAGTTTTCTTATCTACCTCAATAAGCTTGACCTCAACCTCCTGACCTTCCTTAAGCACGTCCTCAACGGCGTTAACTTTTTTCCAGTCAATTTCGGAAATGTGCAGTAAACCATCTTTTCCAGGCATAATTTCAATGAAGGCACCAAACGCCAAGATCGATTTTACCTTGCCCTTATATATCTCCCCAACTTCGGGAACAGCAACAATGCCCTTAATCCAGCGCATTGCACTTGTAATAGCCTCCTTGTTTATGCCAAACACGTCCACAATACCTCTTCCATCAACTTCCTCAATGGTAATGGTGGTGCTGGTTTCCTTCTGAATTTCCTGTATTACCTTTCCTCCAGGGCCAATCAGCGGTCCAATCATCTCCTTAGGAATGGAA encodes the following:
- the sucC gene encoding ADP-forming succinate--CoA ligase subunit beta is translated as MNIHEYQAKDLLKRYGVPVPEGRLAINPIDAVKAAEEIQSSTHTDKWAVKAQIHAGGRGKGGGVKIASSLQEVEQYASAILGMTLVTHQTGPVGKLVRRLLVEQGIYYPGESPVKEYYMSLLLDRKTGRTVFVYSPEGGMDIESVAASTPELIYKEEIHPMGLQPFQARKIAFNLGLGGKAFSNMVKFVETLVKAYAGIDASLLEINPVVKTSDDLIIAADAKINLDDNALFRHPDFESLRDKDEEDPSEVEASEFNLNFVKLDGNVGCMVNGAGLAMATMDIIKLAGGNPANFLDVGGGANARTVEAGFRIILKEPNVKAILINIFGGIVRCDRVAQGVVDAYKAIGNISIPVIVRLQGTNAEEGKALIDGSGLKVHSAITLKEAADLVKSVV
- a CDS encoding DUF2892 domain-containing protein, which translates into the protein MKKNVGSADKIIRIVIGVAIAAAGIYYQSWWGLLAIIPLATAIMGSCGLYSLVGISTCKTKKA
- the gcvP gene encoding aminomethyl-transferring glycine dehydrogenase, which gives rise to MATDKFVNRHNGPRESELGHMLKQIGVSSVEELIDQAVPKSIRLPKPLDLPEGLSEYEFLNLIKGIAAKNKAYRSFIGMGYYSTSTPAVILRNIFENPSWYTSYTPYQAEISQGRLEALINFQTMVMDLTGMEISNCSLLDEATAAAEAMLMMFGLRSRAAVKEGKNILFVDENIFPQTLDVIQTRSNPAGIIVQVGKYQEVEFGDKVFGAIVQYPAANGEILDYTGFAAKAHEKDVLVTAVADILSLALITAPGEWGADIAVGSTQRFGVPMGFGGPHAAYLATKDAYKRQMPGRIIGVSVDKNGNKALRMALQTREQHIKRERATSNICTAQALLASMAGMYAVYHGPEGIKMIARHAHSHAVAVANSLEKLGYRLTTRNFFDTLEVILPAEIKAADIQKIALQHEVNFFYKAEDKVWMSFDEVTTLAEVNMIGEIFAEAIGKKYENTLKVVEKTGFDGKFARTSTYLSETVFNKYHSETEMMRYIKKLERKDISLTHSMISLGSCTMKLNAAAEMLPLSWPEFGNVHPFVPTNQVEGYMELIHKLEEDLAIITGFHAVSLMPNSGAAGEYTGLMVIRQYHISRNEGHRNVALIPSSAHGTNPASAAMAGMDVVVVACDNKGNIDIDDLRKKAEEHKNNLSCFMVTYPSTHGVFESRIREMMDIIHQNGGLVYMDGANMNAQVGITNPGFIGADVCHLNLHKTFAIPHGGGGPGVGPIAVAKHLAEFLPTHSVVPTGGTQPIKAVSAAPYGSASVLPITFGYIKMLGESGLRHVTEMAIVNANYLAARIKGHYTILYTGETGRVGHEMIIDCQNFKKDYDIDATDIAKRLMDYGFHAPTLSFPVHETLMVEPTESESLQELERFIETMIAIKAELEEIKSGKADKDDNALKNAPHTAAEVTADEWKHSYSRTKAAYPLAWIAENKFWPAVARVDNGYGDRNLVCTCAPMDSYL
- a CDS encoding prolyl oligopeptidase family serine peptidase produces the protein MKRVSLIIAALVLVLTSCNFNHVKYPKTKKVDQVDTYFGVKVADPYRWLENDRSPEVEEWVKAENAVTNDYLSKIPFREKLKQRLTKVWNYEKMGVPIQRGSKLFYQKNSGLENQSILYMQNGVAGTPVVLLDPNKLSSDGTVAVSDYEVSKDGKYLAYATSDGGSDWQTIYIKNIATGAVLNDTIKWVKFSTISWYRNGFFYSGYDVPQSGTELTNINENQKVYYHEVGTKQVTDKVIYHDNDYPLRNFTTQVTDDDKYLILYVTESTSGNNILIKNLQRNEDFVQLTIGFEFDYKVIDHIDDNLYVLTNYKAPKYRLVSINVKAVDVGNWREIIPEKSDVLQNASLSDNKIICNYIQDAHSDLEIYNTKGDLLSTIKLPTLGTASALSTERNDTVGFYSFTSFAYPSTIFKYNLETGRSTEFFKPKVDADLSQYDVEQAFFISKDGTKVPMFIVHKKNIVLDGTNPTLLYGYGGFNISLMPYFSASRLLWLENGGVYAVANIRGGGEYGENWHKAGTKLNKQNVFDDFIAAAEYLVDKKYTNPKKLAIEGGSNGGLLIGAVVNQRPDLFQVAIPEVGVMDMLRFQKFTIGWSWVSDYGSSDDSLQFENLYRYSPLHNIRSNVTYPATLVITADHDDRVVPAHSFKYIATLQEKQARKRNPMLIRIQTRAGHGMGKPTSIAIDEIADIYSFIFYNMDVVPKE
- a CDS encoding tetratricopeptide repeat protein, which translates into the protein MKKIWLNLVVVGLGAIAFSSCSNPEKMKELEAQMSMKVNPEMLVAKADTVEATITVTFPAKYFHKKATVEFTPVLKYDGGEFVCDPKLLQGESVKGNNTVIRYEAGGSYTQTVKIPFKDAMRSSTLEMRKKLIVGDKNITWGDNKIADGVIATYKLVDVDPKVIAMAQNSYVKSISDSKMAQILFLINRDVVRDKEVKAEDIKAMEDFIAQAKKDSTMKLKEVGISAYASPDGPMTLNEKLSKGRGSNSEKYFEKYFKKAKVGGLDSLYKVTTTAEDWDGFKALMEQSNIQDKDLVLRVLSMYSDPAVREKEIKNISKAYTIIAEQILPQLRRAKFTASVEKMNLNDDQLKALAAANTIDSLSLEQLMYTAGIVTDKAQQTALYKMAEAKYPTDIRAFNNLGVMAFNDGNMDEAKAQFEKGLAINKDNAVVKNNMGAVLLKSGDVDAAEKMFVEAADAGKEVRYNLGIISIMKGKYEPATDYFGGSDSFNQGLALYLVNKADDSKRILDKLESGKAFYLKAVIAARQGNETDVLNNMRTAVGKDASLKAYAAKDMEFKSFMQNEVFKTLLQ
- a CDS encoding deoxynucleoside kinase, encoding MSNLNYLVIEGNIGAGKTTLANMLALKTGARLFVEQFADNPFLPKFYNDPERYSFPLELSFLAERYSQLNKELRHQDLFHSMTISDYFFLKCVIFAKANLAEDEFMLFSQIFEIIYKTLPKPDLYVYLHLPVDKLLKNIAKRGRDFEKTIQGDYLEKIQDGYFSFFKQHPEYKFLIIETSNIDFVGKNEHFDLLRHYILDKTYPLGINRVIL
- a CDS encoding arginine deiminase family protein — translated: MDSRVEINVCSEVGELEGVILHTPGAELENMTPKNAQRALYSDILNLAVARKEYAQLSGVLSKVTNTYQVADLLTQVVSKEKAKELLIDQICNLENTYSIKDDLLDLEPKELSRQLIEGVTLKRNSLTSFLSKERFSSSPLYNFYFTRDASISIQNEVLISKMASHVRQREALIMEAIFNLSGTFKTATINPLKFSENANITIEGGDVLIAREDILLIGSGVRTTTQGIDFILNQMLAQGDNKKRHILVQELPDSPESFIHLDMVFTFLDVDKCMVFEPVILQPNKYQTVQITIENGKVQNIKNVENLLVALKDLGMDLKPIYCGGRKDPWTQEREQWHSGANFFALGPGKVIGYARNIYTMEEMSNNGFEIIRAKDVMNDRVNLKDYKNFVVTIDGSELPRGGGGARCMTMPVKRKKIAW
- a CDS encoding RNA methyltransferase, with product MEEFKTTPKIGITIVLDNIRSLNNIGSVFRTADAFMVEKVILCGISTPPPHPEIHKTALGAELSVRWEYYNSALEAVEKLKVEGWSIIGVEQVENSTMLNQFTAERNKKYALVLGNEVKGVQQAVIDRCDSCVEIPQEGTKHSLNIAVSAGIVMWHFYRQLI